The following DNA comes from Papaver somniferum cultivar HN1 chromosome 4, ASM357369v1, whole genome shotgun sequence.
attgaaaacataactgcgaagctgtgtattggatatattactctagtattgagacatgatcacatgatcagatgatctattagtgagacatgatcacatcgacataatcttatgaatgttgttgtgattatgtgaatgggtaatggtgaatatttcatcctaggaaataatgttttacattttttaaagtaagtacattcatgaacttgttttatgaatcgaaagaaaatcgctaggcttattggtacgactattcattgtaaatcttttgattgccaatatgtgtgagatggtagcaccgatcataactttgttatgtatcttgatacaactaatcacaatgctcgacttatgatttggtatgactagttttgattaattggtgtaaccgatcctaagtaatcacctgagatggtatgatctatatttataattggtgtgaccgatcacagagtgttgttcaatcgatccttgtaattggtataaccggtcctagtacctggtgtaaccgatcctggtaattggtgtaaccgatcctagtaactggtgtgactgatcacaagcaataccatgagtatatggtaaccggtcctggtaattgatgtgatcgatcctggtaactgatgtaaccggtcttggtaacttgtgtgaccgatcacaagtgtttccatattagggtataaccgatcccagtgattggtagaacctattgaacccatggatgtgatttgatatttgatcaatcacatagtagtcttggaatacaggtaacccaatctaaacttgtttggaagtgtggtataaccgattccaagaatgtaaatatgaaagatgatttacatagaaaagatgtcaacatactttgaatacggatagtaactcttatcatttattgttcaaagatattccttagtactcaaggggATCCCCGTACAGAaattaattgaaaatattttagttaaggtttttagttatatatgcttttaatgaccggcaattaaatgcatatctctagagaataaaaattaataatgtgcatctaataattggagattttctattgagagatttcggaaaacgttggacaagcatttactggaattatgaaaaccgaatttttccattcattgcatatcttgagaatattttcggatttagaaattccttggtgtccaaacatccttgatctataaatacctaagtttgcatttctaggaaaccatcctaagagccgggcaaacttcatctttttattgtttctggtggagccgtctatccggagaggaaagtaccctaattaggcgaaattctcttacgaccgctcgtttaaagacttttgtgggaccaagaagctctacgagtaccgttggtgggaaactagataattgcagtattattagttttcgattgatttgattgactaacggttgttgaaactttgattgcacctagtttatttattcttgagaatcttctcttctgatataaggttcactgaaactagatcgaagtatcgaagagatctttagaactgtttgtagatctaaagacatcgtGTGATAATCCATTACTAACAGACTCTATTCTGTAcgttattgatcacaagatattcaagtggtgttgtgcagtttaattgaagattaaagaagatttgaagacaaagaagatttcttattggtttctcatatctttgtattgcacaaaccttgatcggctgggatccaactagaatcagatttatttgattgatagttgcgtgagatcgttAACGCCTAATAGTTCTTTTGGGAGCTATTTTTattgttacaaatccgaatcttattacttcggtaatagagattggattgatctaaccagaaaaaaaagtttattagcttaaacgtaagagcctttgtatatgacttgagatatcttatcttaaagaatcaaaagagttgttactaaacagatttgttgttcctttactgtttggaatacgatccaaaggagttgttccagtgcgtgcactcaacgaagtcggaagcgcatggatacttaGGAAACTAAGTGACctagggtagttgcttggtctcaactgtacgaagttggtttagatttttgtatagcggcttaattctcagagtattcaattctggactaggtcccggggtttttctgcctttgcggtttcctcgttaacaaaatcatgctgtgtcttttacttttctatttcctcaattataattatttattataattagaggtaaaatacacaaacgttaactccgttttacttgatagtgatcctatagagtttggttaagtccgaacctgttatcaagtaatcacacccTGGTAgtcgcattgtctcgatctcgtatccacagaCAATTACACAAAGtttgaataccgatttgtagtattgtctcgactttgtccatagacaatcactttcagtaagaggacttatagatggataaaataaaaattgtggtgtatttgggtaccctcgtcttttctaaAAGAAATTCCTTCCAAGTCCGGTTTAATAACTTCCGCCTCCGTGAATAACTCCTTATGGAAACCCACaatgtgatcttgcatcttgCTTTTATGTTCCACCAAATCATTACCAATGTACAGTTGTCTGATCCTATTGAACCTTCTTTTGTATGTGGATTGATTAATAAAGAAATAAGTATTTCTGTCTCCCTCCTGCAACCATTTGGTGTTAGACTTAATTTTCCAAGTAGTTTCTTTCATTTGAGTAACTCTTTCAAAATCAGCTTTGTATTGGATCTTTTCTTGAAGTTTATCTTCTGTTACGACATTATCTTCAGCCAAGCTGTCGATATCCTGAATTTCTCACAGGATGAGATTGAGTTTAGTATTGACATGACCAAAAACAGTTTTATTCCATACCTTTAGTTTCTCCCTCAAAGCCTTGAGTTTCAACCATAAGATTGTACTAGGTGTACCTGCAAAAGAAAATGACTGCCACCACTCTTCTAATAAAATTAGAAAACCATTCTCCAAAAACCACATTATTTCAAACCTAAAAGGGATAAGACCCCAGGAAGAATCAGAAATATCTAGGAGTAGGGGATGCAATCTGAGGTGGGTCTAGCTTTTGCATTTTGGGAAACAAAAGGGTAGTGAGATTCAAAGGAATGGGAGATGAAGAATCTATCTAGTCTACACATGACTGGATTTTCTTGTCCATTGGACCAGGTGAATCTAGAACCTTTTAGAGGTAAATCCATAAGATCAATGATGTAATATGAATTTAGAGAATTGCTTCATACTTCTGGGCAGCTTGGTGCAGTTCTTTCTCTCAGCACACCTTTTCACAGTGTTAAAATCTCCACCTATACACCAAGGTAGATCCCAATAACTACAAACATTGTCCAACTCTACCCAAAAATCAGCTCTATCAATTGGGTTATTTGGACCATACACATTTGTAAGAACCCATTCGAAACCATCAGCTCTATCATGCAAGATATGGAAGAGTGTAATCACCAACCAGTGAGTCTGTGACCTCTAAGAAATCCTTATCCCACGGGATTAACATACCACCAGAACTCCAACAGATTGTTGGAAAGTCCATCCAAACTTATTATGCCCACAGATTTGAGTAACATCAAAACTAATACACTGCATCATCTTAGTTTCTTGAAGAACGATGATTGGTTCTCTAGTCATCTGGATCATCTTCTTTACAATAAGCCTCCTTTTATGAGAGTTTAAACCTCTCACATTCCAAGAAAGAATTTGAAGACTCATTTATAAACTTGATAAGCCCTTAGAGAGGAAGCTCTTTTGGTTTTGGGTGTGGTAGCTAAAACAGTTGTAGGAGTGATACCAAGTCTTTTACATTCAGTGACCATATTTTTTGGGAAGCGTTCAATCACCGAAGCTTGACTAGAAAAAGCATCATCAGTTACCTCaatattttttggtttaaaaCCAGGTGGATACATATGTGAATTTGAGGATGTATACCAATTAGATTCATCCTCCACCAAATCAACAATAAATGAATCTTCAAGACTCATCAAAGGCAATGCACATGATTTTGgctcatgtatatatatatatcttgtatCTCTTCAAAAGTAATAATATATTCACAACAAAATCTTTGTAAATAACTCTTTTAACAGGAAGTTGAATGATGGGTTTTAGGATAGGACCATTCTGGGTAATCTTAGAAGTTAGATATTGCATAGAGTGATTAGGCATTGATGAGAAGTTTATACTGAGATTTCCACCTAAATTGAACAATATGTGTGCCTCTGGAAGTACCCAGTTTGGAATATTAAATCTCAACTGCTTGGAGGTTGAAAAGGATGTGGTACATGAAAGGTATGGAGTATGAATGATTGGTTTACAACAAACTGGTGTAGGTGAAGGATGATTTTGGAGAATTGCTGAAACGGGTGGAAGTGGGTATGAAGAGGATATTGAAGTTGGTGTGGAGACGAACATTGAGCTGAAAGGCCTTGGTATATATTTTAGGATGGAGTACAGTTTCTGTGAGAAGGTACGAGAGATTTCTGGGTGACTTTAGGTGGTTTAGGCGGTGGAGTTTCAACATATTCATCAATTTCCATCTAGTAAACATGAGAAACATCTATATCCAATTGAGAGACTAATTCAGCTGAAACAGAACTAACCATGTTTAACTGTGGTGATATTTCGACCCAATGCTGCCGTGGAATTGATTGTGAAATATTCTTCTTTTGTGACTTGGATTTATGGAAAGTTCCAGCTAGTATGCATGAATCAGGGAGGAAATTGCCTTTTACTTTTCTGTTATTATTTTCCAGATTATTCATGCTTGATTTACGTTTTGAGTGAGCCAGATCATTGAGTTTCAAAATATCCAGTGCCCTAGAGCTAGGGTTCCGGTAGCTAACAGGTGCTCCGGCAATGAAGATATTAGCAGTGTAGACCCCTGAATTCGTGACTAAATTGATTGCTCGAGGAATATAATTGATTCCTCTGTGATTCCTTATCTTCATTATAATGGCAGTGAGATCCTGTAACTTCAAGGATGTTGGATTAATAACCAATATATCGCTACATACCTTTCCCAAAGCATGAATAACTTCAGAGGACCAGTATTGATATGGGATACCAAAGATTTCGATATCGAAATCTGTAACCTTACGAAGATGTTCATTCCATTTGAACACAAATAAATTTACGTTTTCAAAAGTGAATATGAACTCAAAATCTGTTGTAAAATCTTTGCCCTTATGAAAGATTACCTGACAAGAATTCGTAGGAAAGAGCTTCAAAGGAGAGTTGTGATGAATCTGAACTTGAAGAGCATTACTGATGTTATCCCATGAGCTGACTAGTATCGGTGACGAGATCATAAAAGCATCTTTCTATTTACTAAAGAGAGATGCCTATCAATATGCTTGATATTTAGGGTAGCAAAATTTCTTGTTGCAGAAACTTGAATTGGTGTTGTCATACTATCACAGAAGGACGGAGAGGTGTTTAAGAATTTTGGTCCAAAATGAGTAGTTTTTGTAGGTTGAAGAGGTTTAAAAATCTTTGAATATGTCTAAAAGATCTAGGCTTAGATGCTACTACCTGGGCATAGGAAGGAATGACTTTGGTTTTATTTGTGATTGGGTTCATATGTCTGTGATGAGATATAGACATCTCCATAATTTCACCAAGAGCAGTTGCAAAGGAAAACCAACCTTCAAAACAATTCCCTGAAGGAATATAAAAGGGTGTTGGATTTGCATTCTGGTTGTATTTAGATAACATAACGAATAAGTAAAATCAATTGCTATTGGATTGTTTATTCACAATAAACGAAATGATATTTTCCTTGAATTTCCATGTCTTCCAGCCAACGTCTCCGTTCTTAGCCGCTTCAAAAATCAGGTTGAGTAATTTCTTAGCTAGAAGTAATGGAAAAACTCCACAAGTTGAACCATTGTGATAGAACTCAGTTAAGGGATTAGTTTTTTTGAAGGAAAATCCAAAATACTTTCGATCATAATGTAAAAAACGATGTTCATAAGGCATGATTAGGAATGGATCTAAGGGAACTAAAGATTATCTAAAGAATCTATGAAATTCTAAAGGTTTCTAAAACGGATCTAAAGCTTAAAGATCTAAAACAATGCAGAGAATGGAGAAGAGGGGAGAGAGAAAAGCCATTTCtatcgagcaaaaaaaaatagGATAATTATATACTCCACCATATTTGAAAAAGAGTTACTatcattttttcattttgttatatttttatgGGCCTTCCTTCGACCATGTTTAATTGAAGGAACCCTTTATTACATAGCTTTGAAAAATGAGATGTTATAAATTATACGAAGCTGGGCCTTCCTTCAACcatgtttgttttttcttaaAGAAATCTTATACTTGTATAGTTGTATTCCCTTTTTAAGCAAAGAAACTGGTAAAATATAACGTTGGTAGACCTCTAAAATGGCTTAAGGAGGAAAGAGTGATTTGAAAGACATTCAAAATAGTTTTTTCTTGTGCTTAAAGTGCATTCTTTCTTCATAGCATCTCAATATTTCTTGTTGACATTGATCTTCATCTTCCCTCCAGAAAAGTTCGTCTCTCTAGTCTCTCCTTCTCCACAATGAATCTCCAAAAACATTCTCTAGCTGCAATTTTATCTGTCATTTTGGCTGCTCTCATATCTACACAACTTATAATTCCTAATGAAACTAGCCTAAATTATCTCACAAATATAGGCTTCAAAACATTCTCAACAACATCACCTATCCTTTCCTTGTTCATCccaaacaaaatttacaaaaaccaccaccaccataatcaccagtGCCACCGTACCAAGAAAAAAACTGGCATCTCAATTTGCAACAACTTCACGCCAAAGTTCCCTACTATAGATACTACAACCACTTCAATTCTTTGTGTCGACGGCAACGGGTGTTGTAATTTTACAACTGTGCAGTCAGCTGTTGACGCTGTTGAAGTCTCAAGCCCAAAGCGAACAATAATATGGATCAACACAGGAGTTTATTTGTAAGCTAACTATCATCTCCTTTTTCTAGTATCCTTTTCATATGTACGAGTTTATTTATGAAAATTTATCCCCGTACATGCAGTGAGAAGGTTACGGTTCCAAAGACCAAAGCAAACGTCACGTTTCAAGGACAAGGATTTGAATCAACGGCAATTGTTTATAATGACAATGCCAACACTTCACATGGTACCTTTTATAGTGGTTCCGTTCAAGTTTTTGCACCCAACTTCATTGCCAAGAATCTAAGTTTCATGGTGAGAAATACTGACAATTCAATATCTGTCTGTTTTGTGGTTTTACATCGGTCAGGCATATATATTAGGCTTATTAGCTACCGTATTGTGTTTATTATTCCGTTTCTATTAACTCGGTTACACTTTGAATTGTGGGCAGAACGTAGCACCGATACCAGGACCTGGTATAGTTGGAGCCCAAGCAGTGGCAATCAGAATTGCGGGAGATGAAGCTGCATTCTGGGGGTGTGGGTTCTTTGGAGCTCAAGATACGCTTCACGATGATAGGGGAAGACACTACTTCAAGGATTGTTATATCCAAGGATCCATTGATTTCGTTTTCGGCAATGGAAGGTCAATTTATGAGGTATAT
Coding sequences within:
- the LOC113273865 gene encoding probable pectinesterase 8 translates to MNLQKHSLAAILSVILAALISTQLIIPNETSLNYLTNIGFKTFSTTSPILSLFIPNKIYKNHHHHNHQCHRTKKKTGISICNNFTPKFPTIDTTTTSILCVDGNGCCNFTTVQSAVDAVEVSSPKRTIIWINTGVYFEKVTVPKTKANVTFQGQGFESTAIVYNDNANTSHGTFYSGSVQVFAPNFIAKNLSFMNVAPIPGPGIVGAQAVAIRIAGDEAAFWGCGFFGAQDTLHDDRGRHYFKDCYIQGSIDFVFGNGRSIYENCKLISMANPVPVGSKNVNGAITAHGRASNDENSGFAFVNCFVGGTGRVWLGRAWRPFSRVIFAYTTMTSIIAPEGWNDLNDPTRDQTIFYGEYKCTGEGANTTLRTSYSQNLNDTQASSFINMSFIDADQWLQPFA